CGCCGACCACGACCGACAGGTCTTCCACGCAAAGGTGGGCCTTGATCTATGCGAGACTGACCGACAGGTCGCATTCTGCTCGCACACCATTGCGCAAGCCGACGCCCTCGTCGTCCTAGACGCCACTCTCGACCTGCGCTTCCAGGACAACCCGCTCGTCACGGGCCCACCGCACATCCGTTTCTACGCCGGCATCCCTCTGCATGCGCCGTCAGGCCATGCCGTGGGCACGCTCTGCCTCGCCGATACGCGGCCGCGCATCAGCTTCTCCGACGCCGACCGGCAGATCCTACGGCAGCTCGCCGACCTCACCCTCGACCGCCTGGAGATGCGCCGGCTGGAGGTTGCCCAGCGCGCGAGCCAGTCGCGCTTCGTCCAGATCGCGTCAACATCACCGGACGGCATCATCTGCGCTGATGCCAAGGGCCACATCACGTTCTGGAACGATGCCGCCGAGCAGATGTTCGGCTACACCGCCGCCGAGGCGGTTGGGCAGCCCATCGACCTGATCGTGCCCGAACGGATGCGCGGCGGTCATGGCGGTGGTCTGCGCCGTGTCGCCGGCGGCGGCAAACCCCGGCTTTTAGGCAAGACCATCGAACTGCCGGCCCGCCATAAGGATGGCACCGAGTTCCCAATCGAGCTGTCGCTGTCGCGCTGGCAG
This window of the Methylobacterium tardum genome carries:
- a CDS encoding PAN domain-containing protein gives rise to the protein MCGGPVTSGLSWKRRSRVASRTTRASACAMVCEQNATCRSVSHRSRPTFAWKTCRSWSASETKAVGT